One part of the Sorangiineae bacterium MSr11954 genome encodes these proteins:
- a CDS encoding zinc-dependent metalloprotease produces the protein MAIERTLPTKTQQLITQSVPSTRAPQSFYVAINKRELGKRWFLTAYLKDYFPGTVGGGAAASLGVRVVTFRVQNGKLFVFDASNNYATSDTFDPTLLIEAYPLVQSEDFDDRVDSDNYVLFDPAAGLNRFGVLSDGFAQGSQPAHFQIDLAFLQNFRKLSDGATFEEVFTGASNDVPQNAAGGLEPNVFKVSGTLGLSLRRYSESPDYVASPLPPREYYFRSDAHSVKNTGTTTQSPIKWNVHPGGKPITWLISDQFEKLKNHPVYGPYDIAGAVKRGVENWNAVFGFKALEAKIASPGDSYADDDKNFIIFDGDPTYGYAFANWRSNPNTGEVRGASVYLNGVWLTSLSQFFDDPTAAPSVSPAAGPKAVPALTWGELRNDPLCVLWAPTAEQLREEAGADAAALGRTKKEKFEAYITHVIAHEIGHTLGLRHNFKGSLKPVSSTVMDYNLTQDRTLLDKPGTYDKAVIDLLYNGSNAQPADPFCTDPDVLTDPDCSRFDFGANPIADDVIPGYNATVQPFLSGTTSGFSSNTLNRLLKWIRGGSAAQRLQAWNAAVAPVKVPADATKVATIRGYGARVDFTARTLFARLYLDPAALRGDSRNGGAFLLDPPVDPQVTPLLIAELKANLVNADSIRSYDTRRVTVAVLKKLQLTAALSALESARDTIKASRPGLSGDDATLTDELLSRINSAISNYFNQ, from the coding sequence GTGGCCATTGAACGCACGCTCCCCACCAAGACCCAGCAGCTCATCACGCAGTCGGTCCCGAGCACCCGCGCGCCGCAATCCTTTTATGTGGCGATCAACAAGCGCGAGTTGGGCAAGCGTTGGTTCCTCACGGCGTACCTGAAAGATTACTTCCCCGGCACGGTCGGCGGCGGCGCGGCCGCCTCGCTCGGGGTGCGCGTGGTGACCTTCCGCGTGCAGAACGGAAAGCTGTTCGTGTTCGACGCCTCGAACAACTATGCGACCAGCGATACGTTCGACCCGACCCTCCTCATCGAGGCCTATCCGCTGGTCCAGTCGGAGGACTTCGACGATCGGGTCGACTCCGACAACTACGTGCTGTTCGATCCGGCGGCGGGGCTGAATCGCTTCGGCGTCCTCTCGGATGGATTCGCGCAGGGCTCGCAGCCGGCGCACTTCCAAATCGATTTGGCGTTCTTGCAGAACTTCCGCAAGCTCTCCGATGGGGCGACCTTCGAGGAGGTCTTCACCGGCGCGAGCAACGACGTCCCGCAGAACGCAGCCGGCGGGCTCGAGCCCAACGTGTTCAAGGTCTCGGGCACCTTGGGCCTGTCGCTCCGCCGCTACAGCGAGAGCCCGGACTATGTGGCCTCCCCGCTGCCGCCGCGCGAATATTACTTCCGCAGCGACGCGCACTCCGTGAAGAACACGGGTACCACCACGCAATCTCCGATCAAGTGGAACGTGCACCCAGGCGGCAAGCCGATCACGTGGCTCATCTCGGATCAGTTCGAGAAGCTCAAGAACCATCCCGTCTACGGTCCGTACGATATCGCGGGGGCCGTGAAGCGCGGGGTCGAGAACTGGAACGCCGTCTTCGGCTTCAAGGCGCTCGAGGCGAAGATCGCCTCGCCGGGCGATTCATACGCAGACGACGACAAGAACTTCATCATCTTCGACGGCGATCCGACCTACGGCTACGCGTTCGCCAATTGGCGCTCGAACCCGAACACGGGCGAGGTGCGCGGCGCCAGCGTTTACCTCAATGGCGTCTGGCTCACGTCCTTGAGCCAATTCTTCGACGATCCGACGGCCGCGCCGTCCGTGAGCCCGGCCGCCGGCCCCAAGGCCGTTCCCGCGCTGACGTGGGGCGAGCTTCGCAACGATCCTTTGTGCGTGCTGTGGGCACCCACGGCCGAGCAGCTGCGCGAGGAGGCGGGCGCCGATGCGGCCGCGCTGGGGCGCACGAAGAAGGAGAAGTTCGAGGCGTACATCACCCACGTGATCGCGCACGAGATCGGGCACACGTTGGGGCTGCGCCACAACTTCAAGGGGTCGCTCAAGCCGGTGTCGTCCACCGTGATGGACTACAACCTGACGCAGGACCGGACCTTGCTCGACAAGCCGGGCACATACGACAAGGCGGTCATCGACCTCCTCTACAACGGCTCGAACGCGCAGCCGGCGGATCCTTTTTGCACGGATCCCGACGTGCTGACCGATCCGGATTGCTCGCGCTTCGATTTCGGGGCCAATCCGATCGCGGACGACGTGATCCCCGGCTACAACGCGACGGTGCAGCCGTTCCTGTCCGGCACCACGTCGGGCTTCTCGAGCAACACGTTGAACCGTCTGCTCAAGTGGATCCGCGGTGGCTCGGCGGCGCAGCGCCTTCAGGCGTGGAACGCGGCGGTGGCCCCCGTCAAAGTGCCGGCCGACGCCACCAAGGTCGCCACCATCCGCGGCTACGGTGCGCGCGTCGACTTTACGGCGCGAACGCTGTTCGCGCGGCTCTACCTCGATCCCGCGGCGCTGCGCGGGGACTCACGCAACGGCGGTGCGTTCCTCCTCGATCCGCCCGTCGATCCGCAGGTGACACCGTTGCTCATCGCCGAGCTCAAGGCGAACCTGGTCAACGCGGACTCCATCCGCTCCTACGATA